A single window of Gossypium hirsutum isolate 1008001.06 chromosome A10, Gossypium_hirsutum_v2.1, whole genome shotgun sequence DNA harbors:
- the LOC107934173 gene encoding probable protein phosphatase 2C 38 isoform X2 yields MSADVINKAFLATEEDFLALVRKQWLNDPHMASVGSCCLVGIVCSGMLYIANAGDSRVVLGRLDNTYKEVKAVPLSSEHNASVESVREELRSLHPDDPQIVVLKHTVWRVKGIIQISRSIGDAYLKSAEFNRDPLLPKFRVPEPFDKPILSAEPETLVQKLDPEDQFLIFASDGLWEHLSSQEAVDVVNTCPRNGIARKLVKAALREASKKREMRYSDLKKIDRGVRRHFHDDITVIVLFLDFHLISQSYWQGPLVSIRGGVGVSGHSIC; encoded by the exons ATGTCAGCAGATGTAATCAACAAAGCATTTTTGGCAACTGAGGAGGATTTTCTTGCTCTTGTGAGGAAGCAATGGCTAAATGACCCGCATATGGCTTCTGTCGGTTCGTGCTGTTTGGTAGGAATAGTTTGTAGCGGAATGCTATATATTGCAAATGCAGGAGATTCTCGAGTGGTCTTAGGAAGATTGGATAATACGTATAAAGAGGTCAAGGCAGTTCCATTATCATCAGAGCACAATGCAAGTGTTGAATCTGTACGGGAAGAGTTACGATCATTACATCCTGATGATCCACAAATTGTGGTCCTCAAGCACACAGTATGGCGTGTGAAGGGTATTATACAG ATTTCGAGATCCATTGGTGATGCTTATCTAAAGAGTGCAGAGTTCAACAGAGATCCTCTATTGCCAAAGTTTAGAGTTCCCGAACCATTCGATAAGCCAATCCTTAGTGCTGAGCCAGAAACATTAGTACAGAAACTTGACCCTGAAGATCAGTTTCTTATATTTGCATCAGATGGTCTATGGGAACACCTTAGCAGTCAAGAGGCAGTCGATGTCGTCAACACCTGTCCACGAAAT GGTATTGCCAGAAAGCTTGTCAAAGCTGCTCTACGCGAAGCATCTAAGAAGAGAGAAATGAGATACTCGGACTTGAAAAAGATCGACCGTGGAGTGAGGAGACATTTTCACGATGATATAACAGTTATAGTTTTGTTTCTGGATTTCCATCTGATAAGCCAAAGCTACTGGCAGGGACCCTTGGTTTCAATCCGTGGTGGTGTTGGAGTCTCCGGACACAGCATTTGCTAG
- the LOC107934173 gene encoding probable protein phosphatase 2C 38 isoform X1, producing MVSGSLMRMMPPCWRPSVEGEDSSRGDDANGRVDGLLWYKDLGDHVTGEFSMAVIQANNLLEDHSQLESGPLSLYESGPHGTFVGIYDGHGGPATARFINEHLFGYIKKFTTENGGMSADVINKAFLATEEDFLALVRKQWLNDPHMASVGSCCLVGIVCSGMLYIANAGDSRVVLGRLDNTYKEVKAVPLSSEHNASVESVREELRSLHPDDPQIVVLKHTVWRVKGIIQISRSIGDAYLKSAEFNRDPLLPKFRVPEPFDKPILSAEPETLVQKLDPEDQFLIFASDGLWEHLSSQEAVDVVNTCPRNGIARKLVKAALREASKKREMRYSDLKKIDRGVRRHFHDDITVIVLFLDFHLISQSYWQGPLVSIRGGVGVSGHSIC from the exons ATGGTATCGGGATCATTAATGCGAATGATGCCGCCTTGCTGGAGACCTTCGGTCGAGGGTGAAGATTCGAGTAGAGGTGACGATGCTAATGGTAGGGTTGATGGACTATTGTGGTACAAAGATTTAGGAGACCATGTTACCGGTGAGTTTTCGATGGCGGTAATTCAAGCAAACAATCTATTGGAAGACCATAGCCAACTCGAATCAGGTCCATTGAGCTTATATGAATCGGGGCCTCACGGGACATTTGTTGGAATTTACGATGGTCATGGTGGTCCGGCTACTGCTAGGTTTATAAATGAACACCTTTTCGGCTATATCAAGA AGTTTACAACTGAGAATGGTGGAATGTCAGCAGATGTAATCAACAAAGCATTTTTGGCAACTGAGGAGGATTTTCTTGCTCTTGTGAGGAAGCAATGGCTAAATGACCCGCATATGGCTTCTGTCGGTTCGTGCTGTTTGGTAGGAATAGTTTGTAGCGGAATGCTATATATTGCAAATGCAGGAGATTCTCGAGTGGTCTTAGGAAGATTGGATAATACGTATAAAGAGGTCAAGGCAGTTCCATTATCATCAGAGCACAATGCAAGTGTTGAATCTGTACGGGAAGAGTTACGATCATTACATCCTGATGATCCACAAATTGTGGTCCTCAAGCACACAGTATGGCGTGTGAAGGGTATTATACAG ATTTCGAGATCCATTGGTGATGCTTATCTAAAGAGTGCAGAGTTCAACAGAGATCCTCTATTGCCAAAGTTTAGAGTTCCCGAACCATTCGATAAGCCAATCCTTAGTGCTGAGCCAGAAACATTAGTACAGAAACTTGACCCTGAAGATCAGTTTCTTATATTTGCATCAGATGGTCTATGGGAACACCTTAGCAGTCAAGAGGCAGTCGATGTCGTCAACACCTGTCCACGAAAT GGTATTGCCAGAAAGCTTGTCAAAGCTGCTCTACGCGAAGCATCTAAGAAGAGAGAAATGAGATACTCGGACTTGAAAAAGATCGACCGTGGAGTGAGGAGACATTTTCACGATGATATAACAGTTATAGTTTTGTTTCTGGATTTCCATCTGATAAGCCAAAGCTACTGGCAGGGACCCTTGGTTTCAATCCGTGGTGGTGTTGGAGTCTCCGGACACAGCATTTGCTAG
- the LOC107934172 gene encoding deaminated glutathione amidase, chloroplastic/cytosolic: protein MLNCCFHFCLNGARLPRALRSSHVNSYSNFSTVQSSADSAMAALNSIRVAAVQMTSVNDLSSNFSTCSRLVKEAASAGAKMICFPESFSFLGPKSEDSLLVAEALDGPIMQKYCSLAREYSIWLSLGGFQEKGHDAHLRNTHVIVDDAGNIRSTYSKIHLFDVDVPGGSTYRESSFTEPGKDIAAVDSPIGRLGLTICYDLRFPEIYQQLRFNHDAQVILVPSAFTPVTGQAHWEILLRARAIETQCYVIASAQAGKHNEKRESYGDTLIIDPWGTVVGRLPDRLSTGITVADIDLSLIDSVRKKMPIAEQRKPFDFWRPASL, encoded by the exons ATGTTAAATTGCTGTTTCCATTTCTGTCTCAACGGCGCTCGTCTTCCTCGTGCGCTCAGATCAAGCCACGTCAACTCGTACTCTAACTTTTCAACGGTCCAGTCAAGCGCCGACTCGGCCATGGCAGCACTCAACTCAATCCGAGTAGCCGCGGTTCAGATGACCTCCGTCAACGATCTCTCCTCCAATTTCTCCACTTGTTCTCGCCTCGTCAAA GAAGCAGCTTCAGCTGGGGCAAAAATGATTTGTTTCCCTGAAAGTTTCTCCTTTTTGGGTCCCAAGTCTGAGGATAGTCTTTTGGTTGCGGAAGCTTTAGATGGACCAATTATGCAAAAATACTGCTCTTTAGCAAG AGAATATAGCATTTGGTTGTCCCTTGGAGGTTTCCAAGAGAAAGGACATGATGCACACTTGCGAAACACGCATGTTATAGTTGATGATGCTGGCAACATTAGAAGCACTTACAGTAAGATACACTT GTTTGATGTGGATGTTCCTGGAGGATCAACATACAGGGAAAGCAGCTTTACTGAACCAG GGAAGGATATTGCTGCAGTAGACAGTCCTATTGGACGTTTGGGATTGACGATCTGCTATGATTTGAGATTCCCAGAAATTTACCAGCAGTTGCGGTTCAATCATGATGCACAG GTCATATTGGTACCTTCAGCTTTTACCCCGGTTACTGGTCAGGCACATTGGGAGATTCTTCTTCGTGCTCGCGCAATTGAGACTCAGTGTTAC GTCATTGCTTCCGCTCAAGCTGGAAAGCACAACGAGAAAAGAGAAAGCTACGGTGACACACTAATAATTGATCCATGGGGCACAGTAGTTGGCCGATTACCAG ATCGATTATCAACTGGTATCACCGTAGCTGATATCGATTTGTCATTGATAGATTCAGTGAGGAAAAAGATGCCAATTGCAGAG CAACGGAAACCATTTGACTTCTGGAGACCTGCATCCTTATAG
- the LOC107934196 gene encoding MAR-binding filament-like protein 1-1, giving the protein MKKLFFFKSSSSSSNSNAAVPSPSADKQVFRENTLESGLNDQRSDKAEHGFLSPMRFFGKSQKQIPDSPSFCDSPVLRRSRSLTSAAFPVDGLEQQDFPSSNDQNRSPNITSHQQYDQSSRRRAVTPEKKPKAKRCEVAAIGSSRMRHDSSGSSSSCSSNVSSKVVDRYIDGEQLQESSKSKNSSKRNNLGNGGGRLPPRVQYTAPSSPTDSVKEKNKFHSFREAKGTRHQFSSRDWVENGFGHESPRMIAKNVVERLSQTHIPRSSSKEFDLHIPITTEDVYGGHLNRCPESKLDMLAQKGCVTDEPYENDIGYHEDFSGLEKQHCFFGGCSDGLNSSQTEEDIDMELQRRSKEAEDRVLLLSEALGQETFLRDVGFNVSSLIETIRHLSEDKLNLALEVSELLQSRIVERVHSRDELRMARAELESQTKKIETEKHEIQLGLEKELDRRSSDWSSKLEKHRLEEQRLRERVRELAEQNVSLQREVSSLNEKETENKSMMTSSAEQLKELTRRVEKLNDENEVLRQNLSQSQERHQAAIEDIDCIRRNFEEKDKECKELHKSIAKLFRTCKEQEKTIEGLREGYNQEIEKKHSMEKNEVWVKNLQMEQMRLTGVELALRREVESCRHEVDSLRHENIDLLNRLKGNGKDVGALTFKLDKEMRNRVYYLQDQGLSMLNESTHLSSKLIEFIKGKTSQLQETQQGLDSQFIVEFDVKVQCFKRGIESLTRSLQTISALLLEKSNPVASESDSESTKLNNQSSEEILRTELKSETLLTNLLREKLYSKELEVEQLQAEVAAGVRGNDILRCELQNAMDNISCLTHRLKDLELQILKKDDNISRLQNDLQESMKELSILRGILPKVSEERDLMWEEVKQYSEKNMLLNSEIEVLKKKIETLDEDILLKEGQITILKDTLSNNKSFNLLGSPDLTREFLLE; this is encoded by the exons ATGAAGAAGCTGTTTTTCTTCAAATCTTCCTCTAGCAGTAGTAATAGCAATGCTGCTGTTCCTTCACCGTCAGCGGACAAGCAAGTTTTCCGGGAAAACACATTGGAAAGTGGGTTGAATGATCAACGCAGTGATAAGGCTGAACACGGTTTTCTTAGTCCTATGCGTTTTTTTGGAAAATCTCAAAAGCAAATACCTGATAGCCCTAGCTTTTGTGACAGTCCAGTTCTTCGAAGGAGTCGTTCTTTGACATCAGCAGCCTTTCCTGTTGATGGTCTAGAACAACAAGATTTTCCTTCCTCAAATGATCAAAATAGGTCTCCTAATATTACTTCACACCAGCAGTATGATCAGTCATCACG GAGAAGAGCTGTTACTCCTGAGAAAAAGCCTAAGGCTAAACGATGTGAAGTGGCTGCTATTGGTTCTTCGAGGATGCGCCATGATTCATCCGGAAGCTCTTCCTCTTGCTCTAGCAATGTGTCAAGTAAAGTTGTGGACCGCTATATTGATGGAGAACAGCTGCAGGAAAGTAGCAAGTCAAAGAAcagttcaaaaagaaataatcTCGGAAATGGTGGCGGGAGGCTTCCTCCACGAGTTCAGTATACAGCTCCTTCGTCTCCAACAGATAGTGTCAAAGAGAAAAACAAGTTTCATTCATTTAGGGAAGCTAAAGGCACACGTCATCAGTTCTCGTCTAGAGATTGGGTGGAAAATGGATTCGGGCATGAGTCACCCCGGATGATTGCAAAGAATGTGGTTGAAAGGCTTTCTCAGACTCATATCCCGAGATCAAGTTCAAAAGAATTTGATCTTCATATTCCGATCACCACTGAAGATGTATATGGTGGACACTTGAATAGATGCCCCGAGTCCAAATTGGATATGTTGGCCCAAAAAGGTTGTGTAACAGACGAGCCTTATGAAAATGATATTGGATATCATGAGGATTTCTCTGGCTTGGAGAAGCAACATTGTTTCTTTGGGGGATGTTCTGATGGTTTGAACTCTTCCCAAACAGAAGAGGATATAGATATGGAGTTACAAAGAAGATCGAAAGAAGCAGAGGATAGAGTTTTGCTTCTTTCCGAAGCTCTTGGGCAGGAAACCTTTCTTCGTGATGTTGGGTTTAATGTTTCGTCTCTCATTGAGACCATTAGACACCTATCAGAGGACAAATTAAACCTGGCACTTGAGGTTTCAGAACTTCTACAGTCTAGAATTGTGGAGAGAGTGCATTCTAGGGATGAACTGAGAATGGCAAGGGCAGAATTAGAGTCACAGACAAAAAAAATAGAGACAGAGAAACATGAGATACAATTGGGATTGGAAAAGGAGTTAGATAGAAGGTCAAGTGACTGGTCGTCTAAGCTTGAGAAGCACCGGTTAGAAGAGCAAAGGCTTCGCGAACGAGTTCGGGAGCTAGCGGAGCAAAATGTTTCACTTCAGAGAGAAGTGTCTTCCTTAAATGAAAAGGAAACAGAAAACAAAAGCATGATGACTTCTTCTGCCGAACAACTTAAAGAGTTGACTAGAAGGGTTGAAAAGCTGAATGATGAGAATGAAGTTCTAAGACAAAATCTGTCCCAGTCGCAAGAAAGGCATCAAGCTGCAATTGAAGATATTGATTGCATTAGAAGAAATTTTGAAGAGAAAGATAAGGAGTGCAAGGAGTTGCATAAGTCCATTGCCAAATTATTTCGAACCTGCAAAGAGCAAGAGAAAACAATTGAAGGGTTGCGAGAAGGATATAATCAGGAGATCGAGAAGAAGCATTCcatggaaaagaatgaagtttgGGTGAAAAATTTGCAAATGGAGCAAATGAGGTTGACTGGTGTAGAATTGGCATTAAGAAGGGAAGTGGAGTCTTGTAGGCATGAAGTTGATTCTCTTCGACATGAGAATATAGATTTACTGAATCGCTTAAAAGGTAATGGCAAAGACGTTGGAGCCTTAACCTTCAAGCTTGACAAGGAAATGCGGAATCGTGTATACTATTTGCAGGATCAAGGACTATCTATGCTTAATGAGAGCACTCATTTGTCTTCCAAGTTAATTGAGTTCATCAAAGGAAAAACCAGTCAGCTTCAAGAAACTCAGCAGGGTTTAGATAGTCAATTTATTGTTGAATTTGATGTAAAGGTGCAATGCTTTAAACGTGGAATTGAAAGCTTAACAAGGAGTTTGCAGACAATTTCCGCTTTGCTGCTGGAGAAATCCAATCCAGTTGCCTCAGAGTCTGACTCGGAATCTACGAAACTCAATAACCAATCTTCAGAA GAGATTCTAAGAACGGAGCTTAAATCAGAAACATTGCTGACAAATTTGTTGAGAGAAAAGCTATATTCTAAAGAGCTTGAAGTCGAACAGTTGCAAGCCGAGGTGGCAGCAGGTGTGAGAGGTAATGATATCCTTCGATGTGAATTACAGAATGCAATGGACAACATTTCCTGCCTCACCCACAGATTGAAGGATCTTGAACTGCAG ATACTAAAGAAAGATGACAACATAAGCCGTCTCCAGAACGATTTACAAGAATCAATGAAGGAACTATCTATTTTGAGGGGTATACTACCTAAGGTTTCCGAAGAAAGAGACTTGATGTGGGAAGAGGTGAAGCAATATAGTGAGAAGAACATGTTATTAAACTCAGAGATTGAGGTGTTAAAAAAGAAGATAGAAACTTTGGATGAGGATATACTTTTAAAAGAAGGCCAAATTACAATCTTGAAAGACACCTTAAGCAACAACAAAAGTTTTAACCTTCTTGGTAGTCCTGATTTGACTCGAGAATTCCTCCTGGAATGA
- the LOC107934210 gene encoding protein MAEA homolog: MEIDPLPNGTGSTAATTTTETTVTATLPTAVSNTTPSSKLSQLTESLKLEHQFLRVPFEHYKKTIRANHRTAEKEVSAVISSVADVADSNEISKDDAVLSLTSLVSRLQGLKRKLEEGSRTENLQVQNCRARLDHLESVDAENLSEWNNVRFKRILVDYMLRMSYYDTARKLAESSKIEELVDLEVFQEAKKVVDALKNQEVGPALAWCAENKSRLKKSKSKFEFQLRLQEFIELVRAENYMRAILYARRYLAPWGATHLKELQLVMTTLAFRSNTECTKYKVLFEPKQWDFLVDQFKQEFYKLHGMTLEPLLNIYLQAGLSALKTPYCFEDDCTKEDPLSQENFRKLAMPLPYSKQHHSKLVCYITKELMDTENPPQVLPNGYVYSSKALKEMAEKNNGKITCPRTGLVCNYSDLVKAYIS, encoded by the exons ATGGAAATCGATCCCCTTCCAAATGGCACCGGTTCCACTGCCGCCACAACCACCACCGAAACCACCGTCACGGCAACCTTACCCACCGCCGTATCAAACACGACGCCGTCATCCAAGCTGAGCCAGCTGACGGAATCGTTGAAATTGGAGCACCAATTCTTGCGTGTTCCCTTCGAACATTACAAGAAGACGATCCGAGCGAATCATCGGACGGCCGAGAAAGAAGTCTCCGCCGTCATTTCAAGCGTCGCTGACGTAGCTGATAGTAACGAAATCTCCAAAGACGACGCTGTTTTGAGTCTTACTTCCCTTGTTTCCCGTTTGCAAGGCCTCAAGCGCAAG TTGGAAGAGGGGAGTCGAACAGAGAACTTGCAGGTGCAGAACTGTCGTGCTCGTCTTGATCACTTAGAATCTGTGGATGCTGAGAACCTGTCAGAATGGAATAACGTGCGATTCAAGCGTATCCTTGTGGACTACATGTTGCGTATGTCATATTATGACACTGCAAGGAAGCTTGCTGAAAGTAGCAAAATAGAG GAACTTGTTGATCTTGAAGTTTTCCAAGAAGCTAAGAAAGTTGTTGATGCCCTTAAAAATCAGGAGGTGGGTCCTGCTCTTGCGTGGTGTGCAGAAAACAAATCACGGTTGAAGAAGTCCAAG AGCAAATTTGAATTCCAGTTGAGACTTCAGGAGTTCATTGAGTTGGTACGAGCTGAAAACTACATGCGTGCTATTTTGTATGCTCGAAGGTACCTTGCACCATGGGGAGCTACTCACTTGAAAGAATTGCAGTTAGTCATGACAACATTGGCCTTTAGAAGTAATACTGAATGTACAAAGTACAAG GTTTTGTTTGAACCTAAGCAGTGGGACTTCCTGGTGGATCAGTTTAAACAGGAGTTCTACAAGTTGCACGGGATGACCCTGGAGCCATTGCTGAATATTTATCTTCAAGCAGGCTTGTCTGCATTGAAAACTCC ATACTGTTTTGAAGATGACTGCACCAAGGAAGACCCACTGTCACAGGAAAACTTCCGGAAGTTAGCGATGCCATTGCCCTACTCGAAGCAGCATCATTCAAAGCTTGTTTGCTACATAACCAAAGAGTTAATGGATACAGAGAACCCACCTCAAGTCCTGCCTAACGGCTATGTCTACAGCTCTAAG GCTCTCAAAGAAATGGCTGAGAAAaacaatggtaaaattacatGTCCGAGAACCGGTCTGGTCTGCAATTATTCTGACCTGGTTAAGGCCTATATCTCATAA
- the LOC107934199 gene encoding serine/arginine-rich splicing factor RS2Z33 isoform X1 yields MPRYDDRRGSGTRLYVGHLSSRTRSRDLEDMFSRYGRIRDVDMKRDYAFVEFSDPRDADDARYSLNGRDLDGSRIIVEFAKGVPRGPGGSRDYLGRGPTPGSGRCFNCGIDGHWARDCKAGDWKNKCYRCGERGHIERNCQNSPKKLSRRPRSYSRSPSPRRARSRSRSYSRSRSRSPVKRERSFEREDKRSRSPKRHRGSPSPSRGRKRSPVPDERNLQEKGSPSPREGKGRLNNGSDYSASPRGRNRSPDREADAEDRDYKNPAKEKENGQSRSPSPLPREDRSPIYDDDDNHASPRRSESN; encoded by the exons ATGCCTAGGTATGATGACCGCCGCGGTAGTGGTACTCGCCTTTATGTTGGTCACTTATCGTCAAGGACAAGATCACGTGATCTCGAGGACATGTTTAGCAGATACGGGAG AATACGAGATGTGGATATGAAGCGCGACTATGCATTTGTT GAATTCAGCGACCCTAGAGATGCTGATGATGCAAGATATTCATTGAATGGTCGAGACTTAGATGGAAGCCGTATCATTGTTGAATTTGCCAAGGGA GTGCCCCGTGGCCCTGGTGGGTCTCGTGATTACCTTGGAAGAGGCCCTACTCCTGGGTCAGGACGCTGCTTCAATTGCGGAATTGATGGTCACTGGGCCCGTGATTGCAAAGCTGGGGATTGGAAGAACAAGTGTTATCGTTGTGGAGAACGAGGCCACATAGAAAGAAATTGTCAAAACAGTCCTAAGAAACTAAG CCGTAGACCCCGCAGTTACTCACGCTCACCTAGTCCCCGCCGTGCCAGAAGCAGAAGCCGCAGTTACAGCCGCAG TAGATCAAGATCACCTGTGAAGAGAGAAAGGAGTTTTGAGCGAGAAGATAAAAGATCAAGGAGCCCTAAGCGCCACAGGGGATCGCCATCACCATCTAGGGGGAGGAAGCGTAGTCCAGTGCCCGATGAAAGAAACCTTCAAGAGAAAGGTAGCCCTTCCCCAAGGGAAGGCAAAGGCAGGCTTAACAACGGTTCAGATTACAGTGCAAGTCCAAGGGGAAGAAACAGAAGCCCAGATCGTGAAGCTGATGCTGAAGACAGGGATTATAAGAACCCTGCAAAAGAGAAAGAGAATGGCCAGAGCCGCAGCCCTAGCCCACTCCCTAGGGAAGACCGGAGCCCTatttatgatgatgatgataatcaCGCCTCTCCTAGGCGCAGTGAATCGAATTAA
- the LOC107934199 gene encoding serine/arginine-rich splicing factor RS2Z33 isoform X2: MKRDYAFVEFSDPRDADDARYSLNGRDLDGSRIIVEFAKGVPRGPGGSRDYLGRGPTPGSGRCFNCGIDGHWARDCKAGDWKNKCYRCGERGHIERNCQNSPKKLSRRPRSYSRSPSPRRARSRSRSYSRSRSRSPVKRERSFEREDKRSRSPKRHRGSPSPSRGRKRSPVPDERNLQEKGSPSPREGKGRLNNGSDYSASPRGRNRSPDREADAEDRDYKNPAKEKENGQSRSPSPLPREDRSPIYDDDDNHASPRRSESN; the protein is encoded by the exons ATGAAGCGCGACTATGCATTTGTT GAATTCAGCGACCCTAGAGATGCTGATGATGCAAGATATTCATTGAATGGTCGAGACTTAGATGGAAGCCGTATCATTGTTGAATTTGCCAAGGGA GTGCCCCGTGGCCCTGGTGGGTCTCGTGATTACCTTGGAAGAGGCCCTACTCCTGGGTCAGGACGCTGCTTCAATTGCGGAATTGATGGTCACTGGGCCCGTGATTGCAAAGCTGGGGATTGGAAGAACAAGTGTTATCGTTGTGGAGAACGAGGCCACATAGAAAGAAATTGTCAAAACAGTCCTAAGAAACTAAG CCGTAGACCCCGCAGTTACTCACGCTCACCTAGTCCCCGCCGTGCCAGAAGCAGAAGCCGCAGTTACAGCCGCAG TAGATCAAGATCACCTGTGAAGAGAGAAAGGAGTTTTGAGCGAGAAGATAAAAGATCAAGGAGCCCTAAGCGCCACAGGGGATCGCCATCACCATCTAGGGGGAGGAAGCGTAGTCCAGTGCCCGATGAAAGAAACCTTCAAGAGAAAGGTAGCCCTTCCCCAAGGGAAGGCAAAGGCAGGCTTAACAACGGTTCAGATTACAGTGCAAGTCCAAGGGGAAGAAACAGAAGCCCAGATCGTGAAGCTGATGCTGAAGACAGGGATTATAAGAACCCTGCAAAAGAGAAAGAGAATGGCCAGAGCCGCAGCCCTAGCCCACTCCCTAGGGAAGACCGGAGCCCTatttatgatgatgatgataatcaCGCCTCTCCTAGGCGCAGTGAATCGAATTAA